In Vigna unguiculata cultivar IT97K-499-35 chromosome 3, ASM411807v1, whole genome shotgun sequence, a single genomic region encodes these proteins:
- the LOC114177808 gene encoding succinate dehydrogenase assembly factor 2, mitochondrial-like, whose product MASLRITRFTTNLLNSLSFPKSQNPFPKILFSLHSFTSHAGNDSHSQSLNIDLSNEESKRRLFNRLLYRSKQRGFLELDLVLGKWVEDNIHSLDENRIRALVHVLDLENPDLWKWISGQEQPPESISINPVFTAVREGVMKNLETHSAPETRATPGQPWVRGWDDIKKFRGGPITGNQ is encoded by the exons ATGGCTTCTTTGCGTATCACAAGATTTACAACCAACCTTCTCAACTCCTTGTCTTTCCCAAAATCTCAGAACCCATTTCCTAAAATCCTTTTCTCGCTTCACTCTTTCACATCCCACGCTGGTAACGATTCCCACTCTCAATCTCTGAATATCGATCTTTCCAACGAAGAAAGCAAAAGACGCTTGTTCAACAG GCTATTGTATAGAAGCAAGCAGCGAGGGTTCCTGGAACTCGATTTGGTGCTCGGGAAATGGGTGGAGGACAATATTCACTCATTGGATGAAAATCGCATTCGAGCTCTCGTACATGTTCTTGACTTG GAGAATCCAGATTTATGGAAGTGGATATCTGGGCAAGAGCAACCACCGGAATCAATCAGCATCAACCCA GTCTTTACTGCAGTGCGAGAAGGAGTTATGAAGAATCTTGAGACTCATTCCGCTCCTGAAACAAGAGCAACACCTGGTCAACCATGGGTAAGAGGCTGGGATGATATCAAGAAATTTCGGGGTGGTCCCATTACTGGGAACCAGtag
- the LOC114177807 gene encoding uncharacterized protein At4g14100-like translates to MASATEAINALFLILFLQHLLFTTANDSIPVPADWPQQFHSVLFINRSGNLRKTDLWYDWPNGRNFNIVQNQLGVLTYDLEWDNGTSFYYTLQPFDKTCKIMHFDVGILRPSWLDGANYLGQESVDNFLCNVWEKVDFITYYEDVLTRRPVKWIFFDGMVSHVMTFEVGAVLEDEHWQAPVYCFDEMKNETSEKTNAFVLESEDAASAGFSHGMLMREMPHSAYAK, encoded by the exons ATGGCCTCTGCAACGGAAGCCATTAACGCGTTGTTCTTAATTCTCTTTCTTCAACATTTGTTATTCACAACAGCGAATGATTCAATTCCAGTGCCAGCTGATTGGCCGCAGCAGTTTCACTCGGTGCTGTTCATAAACCGAAGCGGCAATCTCCGGAAGACGGACTTATGGTACGACTGGCCCAATGGCCGCAACTTCAACATCGTTCAAAACCAGCTGGGCGTTCTCACCTACGACCTCGAATGGGACAATGGAACCTCCTTTTACTATACGCTCCAACCCTTCGACAAAACCTGCAAAATCATGCACTTCGATGTCGGCATTCTCCGCCCTAGCTGGCTCGACGGCGCTAACTACCTCGGCCAAGAGTCTGTCGACAACTTCCTCTGCAACGTCTGGGAGAAAGTCGACTTCATCACCTACTACGAGGATGTCCTCACCCGAAGACCCGTCAAGTGGATCTTCTTCGACG GGATGGTTTCTCATGTGATGACATTTGAGGTAGGTGCAGTGCTTGAGGATGAACATTGGCAAGCTCCTGTGTATTGTTTTGATGAGATGAAGAACGAGACATCGGAAAAAACGAATGCGTTCGTCTTAGAATCTGAAGATGCTGCTTCTGCTGGTTTTTCTCATGGAATGTTAATGAGAGAGATGCCACATTCTGCTTATGCTAAGTAA